In the genome of Lactuca sativa cultivar Salinas chromosome 3, Lsat_Salinas_v11, whole genome shotgun sequence, the window TTGTGGTATATGAGCAAATAGCCCTACCCTCTTCTTCTATTATCATGTTATATAAAATAACACAAGCAGTCAACACGGCCCTCAATTTTTCTCTGTCCCATGTTCGTGTCGGATGTTTAATTATGTGCCACCTTTGTTTGAGGACTCCAAACGCCCGTTCTACATCCTTCCTTGCAGATTATTGTGCTAACTTGAACATTTTCCGTTTATCGTCGGCCGGAAATGTGTATGACTTGACAAACGTAGCATATTCTGGATATATCTCATCACCTAGGTAATATCCATATTTGTATTCATTTGCATTGACAACATATGACATTTCTGGTGCTTTTCCCtgtaaaatatcattaaatatcGGAGACGCTTGGAGCACATTCAAGTCAATGTTTGACCCGGCCATACCAAAGAATGCATGCCAAAACCATAGGTCATTTGAGACCACCGCCTCCAAAATAACAGTCGGCACCCCATGATCACCTCGCGTGAACTGGCCACGCCACACGTTCGGACAATTTTCCCACtcccaatgtgtacaatcaatgcTACCAAGCATCCCTGGAAAACCATGTTTCGCTTGATGTGCAGCATACAACTGTTCGACATCGCTTTTAGTCAGATTTCGCAAGTATATGTCACGGTAAAGCTCTATGACATACTCACAAAATAAATATGTACACTCTCGACCCGTTCTCTCAGACATTTTTAGATACTCATCTGATGCGTCTGCGGTTATACCATATCCCAACTATCTAAAAGCAACCATACATTTTTGTATTGTGGTAAAACCGCGTTTACCTCTAGCATCCCATCGTAATTGAAAAAATTTATAATTACATGCCAAATCTCTAGCGATACGTAAAAATAAAgttctactaatacgaaaacgtTCTTCGAATTTAGATAGATCATATAAACTATCAACAACAAAATAATCACATACCAAAAGTTCATGTGCCGCCTCTCTATCCCGGTTGATCCATTTTCTATGCTTCTTGTCGACGTTTGAACTTTCGCCCCTATCACGTACCACGTCTCGTGCCGCGAATAACAGCGTATACAAAATAAAATCGTCATCGGAATCATTATCATCGGAAGACGAAATAATTGGAGGTGGAAAATTATCGATTTTTTGGTTTGATGTGTgtgtttgttttgaaaaaatgtGGGTGTGGTTTAGTGGAAATTGTGAATAAAGTGGATGTATATATAGACAATttgaaaaaatgattttttttaattaatgccATATAACGGTCAATTGCGACGTTCGAATTTTATTAGCCAATCAAAGCCCTCGTCTTCGTCCGTCTTCAGCCTCACACCACACACAGCCCACCAGACTTGGGGGCAGTGTTCACGCGTGGGAGAGGCTGTCACCTCAGCCCAAGACGCGTGAAAACGCTCCCATACCGGGTAGCCTAATTCACACCACCCACTCAAAATTTCACATCTCAGTTCCAAACCTTCGTATGATTTCCttta includes:
- the LOC111901259 gene encoding uncharacterized protein LOC111901259; its protein translation is MSERTGRECTYLFCEYVIELYRDIYLRNLTKSDVEQLYAAHQAKHGFPGMLGSIDCTHWEWENCPNVWRGQFTRGDHGVPTVILEAVVSNDLWFWHAFFGMAGSNIDLNVLQASPIFNDILQGKAPEMSYVVNANEYKYGYYLGDEIYPEYATFVKSYTFPADDKRKMFKLAQ